A region from the candidate division WOR-3 bacterium genome encodes:
- the rpmG gene encoding 50S ribosomal protein L33: MRVFLTLACGECKNRNYHTDKNKKKTQRLEIRKFCPACRKHTVHKEVK; this comes from the coding sequence ATGCGGGTTTTTTTAACGCTTGCCTGTGGAGAGTGCAAGAATCGGAACTATCACACCGATAAGAATAAGAAGAAGACCCAGCGGCTGGAGATTAGGAAGTTCTGTCCAGCCTGCAGGAAGCATACGGTTCATAAGGAGGTTAAATAG